One window of Dromaius novaehollandiae isolate bDroNov1 chromosome 20, bDroNov1.hap1, whole genome shotgun sequence genomic DNA carries:
- the DYNC2I2 gene encoding cytoplasmic dynein 2 intermediate chain 2 isoform X2, whose product MPPPRQRWRLRWRPGARGLAVPLPEAKLPPARRGAPAPFTNMAPAQKSCQTGKISTAEVAVQSHTSQDAGVQTDQSKDAARDFQQEVQVDYTRLLSFLQRVEDVVIKELNKNWKSHAFDGFEVNWTDQNETVSCLHTLSYPDAQDQNLQVTSVSWNATGSVVACSYGRLDDGDWGTEKSYVCTWNLDRRGLNPQRPDLVVDVPSSVMCLAFHPSQPSLIVGGLFSGEVVVWDTSRIEDPLILRTGMTDDTHTDPVYQVNWLPDAKHGNHFQLLSASTDGKILVWREERDGRLALAEGFALVAQQIPRSIQLKKLAWGEAAVGVTSLSFSHFDPRVFVVGVEGGYSLKCSTAAQTEALHRTGTSVPLRAPAELAFTPHGGPVYSVSCSPFHRNLFLSCGTDGHVHLHSMLQAQPLISLQLSKKYLFCVRWSPVRPLVFAAASGEGDVQLFDFEKSSQKPAVSIKQTTAESPVYCLEFNVKQTQLLAAGDATGTVKVWQLSSDFTEQGPREMNHLEQLASEVTD is encoded by the exons ATGCCGCCGCCTCGGCAAAGATGGCGGCTGCGGTGgcggcccggcgcccgcggcctGGCCGTGCCCCTTCCCGAGGCGAagctgccgcccgcccggcgcggagcccccgcgcccTTCACCAACATGGCACCCGCCCAG AAAAGCTGCCAGACTGGGAAAATTTCAACAGCAGAAGTTGCGGTACAGTCTCATACGAGCCAAGACGCTGGTGTGCAGACTGATCAAAGTAAAGATGCTGCCCGGGACTTCCAGCAAGAAGTCCAAGTAGATTACACTCGCCTGTTATCATTCCTTCAGAGAGTGGAGGATGTTGTTATCAAAGAGCTAAATAAAAACTGGAAAAGTCATGCCTTTGATGGCTTTGAAGTGAACTGGACAGATCAGAATGAAACA GTGTCATGTTTGCATACATTGTCATACCCGGATGCTCAGGATCAAAACCTACAGGTCACCAGCGTCTCGTGGAATGCAACAGGATCTGTTGTTGCGTGTTCGTATGGCCG gttgGACGATGGGGACTGGGGCACAGAAAAATCCTATGTTTGTACCTGGAATCTGGACAGAAGAGGGTTGAATCCACAACGCCCTGACCTAGTGGTGGATGTTCCCAGTTCTGTCATGTGCCTGGCTTTCCATCCCTCCCAGCCTTCACTGATTGTTG GTGGCCTTTTCAGTGGAGAAGTGGTGGTGTGGGATACCAGCAGAATAGAAGACCCCTTGATCTTGAGGACGGGGATGACGGATGACACGCACACTGATCCAGTCTATCAG GTTAACTGGTTACCGGATGCAAAGCATGGAAATCACTTTCAGCTGTTGAGCGCATCCACAGACGGGAAGATCCTGGTGTGGCGAGAGGAGCGAGACGGCCGGCTGGCCTTGGCCGAAGGATTTGCCTTGGTGGCTCAGCAGATCCCTCGCAGCATTCAGCTGAAGAAG ctcGCATGGGGAGAGGCTGCCGTGGGCGTGACCTCACTTTCTTTTTCACACTTTGATCCCCGGGTGTTCGTTGTGGGTGTGGAAGGCGGCTATTCCCTGAAGTGCtccacagcagcacagacagaggcTCTCCACCGGACAGGCACTTCTGTTCCCCTCAGGGCCCCGGCCGAGCTTGCCTTCACCCCGCACGGCGGACCGGTGTACTCCGTGAGCTGCTCACCCTTCCACAG gAATCTCTTTCTGAGCTGTGGGACTGATGGACATGTTCACTTACACTCCATGTTGCAGGCACAACCCCTCATTTCTCTTCAACTGTCAAAAAAATACCTCTTCTGTGTACGGTGGTCTCCAGTACGACCACTGGTCTTTGCAGCTGCTTCTGGGGAAG GAGATGTGCAGCTGTTTGACTTTGAGAAGAGCTCCCAGAAGCCTGCCGTTTCCATAAAGCAGACCACGGCTGAGAGCCCCGTGTACTGTTTAGAATTCAACGTCAAGCAAACTCAGCTCTTGGCAGCAGGAGATGCCACCGGTACAGTCAAAGTCTGGCAGCTCAGTTCTGACTTTACTGAACAGGGACCCAGGGAAATGAATCACCTGGAGCAGCTGGCAAGCGAGGTCACAGACTGA
- the DYNC2I2 gene encoding cytoplasmic dynein 2 intermediate chain 2 isoform X1 has translation MGTGRAGGCGSSLGAARPPLAAAMFADGTAGSVDVGSLWRRARSARCEAKSCQTGKISTAEVAVQSHTSQDAGVQTDQSKDAARDFQQEVQVDYTRLLSFLQRVEDVVIKELNKNWKSHAFDGFEVNWTDQNETVSCLHTLSYPDAQDQNLQVTSVSWNATGSVVACSYGRLDDGDWGTEKSYVCTWNLDRRGLNPQRPDLVVDVPSSVMCLAFHPSQPSLIVGGLFSGEVVVWDTSRIEDPLILRTGMTDDTHTDPVYQVNWLPDAKHGNHFQLLSASTDGKILVWREERDGRLALAEGFALVAQQIPRSIQLKKLAWGEAAVGVTSLSFSHFDPRVFVVGVEGGYSLKCSTAAQTEALHRTGTSVPLRAPAELAFTPHGGPVYSVSCSPFHRNLFLSCGTDGHVHLHSMLQAQPLISLQLSKKYLFCVRWSPVRPLVFAAASGEGDVQLFDFEKSSQKPAVSIKQTTAESPVYCLEFNVKQTQLLAAGDATGTVKVWQLSSDFTEQGPREMNHLEQLASEVTD, from the exons ATGGGAAccggcagggctggcggctgCGGGAGCTCGTTGGGGGCCGCGCGacccccgctcgccgccgccatGTTCGCGGACGGGACGGCGGGGAGCGTCGACGTGGGGTCGCTGTGGAGACGCGCCCGGAGCGCGCGCTGCGAGGCG AAAAGCTGCCAGACTGGGAAAATTTCAACAGCAGAAGTTGCGGTACAGTCTCATACGAGCCAAGACGCTGGTGTGCAGACTGATCAAAGTAAAGATGCTGCCCGGGACTTCCAGCAAGAAGTCCAAGTAGATTACACTCGCCTGTTATCATTCCTTCAGAGAGTGGAGGATGTTGTTATCAAAGAGCTAAATAAAAACTGGAAAAGTCATGCCTTTGATGGCTTTGAAGTGAACTGGACAGATCAGAATGAAACA GTGTCATGTTTGCATACATTGTCATACCCGGATGCTCAGGATCAAAACCTACAGGTCACCAGCGTCTCGTGGAATGCAACAGGATCTGTTGTTGCGTGTTCGTATGGCCG gttgGACGATGGGGACTGGGGCACAGAAAAATCCTATGTTTGTACCTGGAATCTGGACAGAAGAGGGTTGAATCCACAACGCCCTGACCTAGTGGTGGATGTTCCCAGTTCTGTCATGTGCCTGGCTTTCCATCCCTCCCAGCCTTCACTGATTGTTG GTGGCCTTTTCAGTGGAGAAGTGGTGGTGTGGGATACCAGCAGAATAGAAGACCCCTTGATCTTGAGGACGGGGATGACGGATGACACGCACACTGATCCAGTCTATCAG GTTAACTGGTTACCGGATGCAAAGCATGGAAATCACTTTCAGCTGTTGAGCGCATCCACAGACGGGAAGATCCTGGTGTGGCGAGAGGAGCGAGACGGCCGGCTGGCCTTGGCCGAAGGATTTGCCTTGGTGGCTCAGCAGATCCCTCGCAGCATTCAGCTGAAGAAG ctcGCATGGGGAGAGGCTGCCGTGGGCGTGACCTCACTTTCTTTTTCACACTTTGATCCCCGGGTGTTCGTTGTGGGTGTGGAAGGCGGCTATTCCCTGAAGTGCtccacagcagcacagacagaggcTCTCCACCGGACAGGCACTTCTGTTCCCCTCAGGGCCCCGGCCGAGCTTGCCTTCACCCCGCACGGCGGACCGGTGTACTCCGTGAGCTGCTCACCCTTCCACAG gAATCTCTTTCTGAGCTGTGGGACTGATGGACATGTTCACTTACACTCCATGTTGCAGGCACAACCCCTCATTTCTCTTCAACTGTCAAAAAAATACCTCTTCTGTGTACGGTGGTCTCCAGTACGACCACTGGTCTTTGCAGCTGCTTCTGGGGAAG GAGATGTGCAGCTGTTTGACTTTGAGAAGAGCTCCCAGAAGCCTGCCGTTTCCATAAAGCAGACCACGGCTGAGAGCCCCGTGTACTGTTTAGAATTCAACGTCAAGCAAACTCAGCTCTTGGCAGCAGGAGATGCCACCGGTACAGTCAAAGTCTGGCAGCTCAGTTCTGACTTTACTGAACAGGGACCCAGGGAAATGAATCACCTGGAGCAGCTGGCAAGCGAGGTCACAGACTGA